A section of the Perognathus longimembris pacificus isolate PPM17 chromosome 7, ASM2315922v1, whole genome shotgun sequence genome encodes:
- the Heyl gene encoding hairy/enhancer-of-split related with YRPW motif-like protein — protein MKRPREPSGSDGESDGPIDVGCEGDRSQMARPLATSSPSQMQARKKRRGIIEKRRRDRINSSLSELRRLVPTAFEKQGSSKLEKAEVLQMTVDHLKMLHATGGTGFFDARALAVDFRSIGFRECLTEVIRYLGVLEGPSNCADPVRIRLLSHLNSYAAEMEPWPTPAGSLAFPVWPWSFFHSCPGLPALSNQLAILGRVPRPVLPSTSSPTFSIPALRITPARRAPGTILPARRNVVPSRGVSSTPRARPPERPPAPLPVVPSSRATRSSPISPLVPSSSPTTACVALPTSSPPPSGPAGRPANAVLYHSWVSEITEIGDF, from the exons ATGAAGCGGCCCAGGGAGCCGAGCGGCTCGGATGGCGAGTCCGACGGACCCATCGACGTGGGCTGTGAGGGCGATCGGAG CCAGATGGCCAGGCCGCTGGCCACCTCCAGCCCCTCGCAGATGCAAGCCAGGAAGAAACGCAGAGGG ATCATAGAGAAACGACGTCGAGACCGCATCAACAGTAGTCTCTCCGAATTGCGGCGCCTGGTCCCCACTGCCTTTGAGAAACAG GGCTCTTCCAAACTGGAGAAAGCCGAGGTCTTACAGATGACGGTGGATCATTTGAAAATGCTCCATGCCACCGGCGGGACAG GATTCTTCGATGCCCGTGCCCTGGCGGTTGACTTCCGTAGCATCGGCTTCCGGGAGTGCCTCACCGAGGTCATCCGGTACCTGGGGGTTCTGGAAGGCCCCAGCAACTGTGCAGACCCTGTCCGAATTCGCCTCCTCTCCCACCTGAACAGCTACGCAGCTGAGATGGAGCCTTGGCCCACGCCAGCTGGCTCCCTGGCCTTCCCTGTGTGGCCCTGGTCCTTCTTCCATAGCTGTCCGGGGCTGCCGGCCCTGAGCAACCAGCTTGCCATCCTTGGACGAGTCCCCAGGCCCGTCCTCCCCAGCACCTCCTCTCCCACTTTCTCCATCCCAGCACTCCGGATCACACCTGCACGCAGGGCCCCTGGCACCATCCTGCCAGCCCGGAGGAATGTGGTGCCCAGTCGGGGGGTCTCTTCCACCCCGAGGGCCCGCCCCCCAGAGAGGCCACCTGCCCCTCTGCCTGTGGTGCCCAGTAGCAGGGCTACCCGGAGCAGTCCCATCTCTCCCCTAGTGCCATCGTCCTCCCCCACAACTGCCTGTGtagccctccccacctccagccctCCCCCATCAGGGCCAGCAGGCAGGCCTGCAAAtgctgtgctctaccacagctggGTGTCTGAAATCACTGAGATTGGGGATTTCTGA